The proteins below come from a single Oncorhynchus gorbuscha isolate QuinsamMale2020 ecotype Even-year linkage group LG12, OgorEven_v1.0, whole genome shotgun sequence genomic window:
- the LOC123991470 gene encoding exocyst complex component 3-like protein 2: MEMMVEYVKRMMKRKMRLKDKEQQEAAAKLLAEDSSKLSTYFTEAGSKISWLSEVLPKMAEVVRLQDPGSIQLEIVTLARDFPDLR; the protein is encoded by the exons ATGGAGATGATGGTGGAGTATGTGAAGAGGAtgatgaagaggaagatgaggctGAAGGACAAGGAGCAGCAGGAGGCAGCAGCCAAGTTACTGGCTGAAGACAGCAGCAAACTGAGTACCTACTTTACTGAAGCG GGGTCCAAAATAAGCTGGCTGAGTGAGGTCCTCCCTAAAATGGCGGAGGTGGTCAGACTGCAGGACCCAGGAAGCATCCAGCTGGAGATCGTCACCCTGGCTAGGGACTTCCCAGACCTTAGGTGA